The Intestinibaculum porci DNA window ATTTTCACATCAAATCAGCCATAAAAAAACGATAAGATTCCTCTTATCGTTCAAAAGCATGGATAAACAAACCACTGCGCAGCTTTGGTTCAAACCACGTTGATTTCGGCGGCATCAGACGCTTGGCATCAGCGACCGCTAAAAGTTCACTGATCTGCGTTGGATACATCGCAAAAGCGACGCTTCCAGGCAGCTGATCAACATCTTTTACGAGTTCACCCAGGCCGCGAATGCCGCCAACGAAATGAATACGCTCGTCAGTGCGGGGATCCTTGATTCCTAAAATAGGTGTTAATACTTCATCTTGTAGTAAAGCGACATCCAAGCGGTCAACCGGATCGTTATCACGCACCTTAGCAATCGCGTCTTTGACATCTAAGGCATACCACCTATGATCGAGATACATTTTTACCTGTCCCTTATGAGTGGGATGACTTTGATCACTTGGCGTGATCGTAAAGATCTTACTCAACTTATTCATAAACGTATCTTGATCTAACCCATTCAGATCTTTCACAAAGCGGTTATAGTCAAGAATCTTTAACTGATTATCAGGGAATAAAACCGATAAGAAATAGTTGAATTCTTCATTTCCTGTATAATCAGGATGCTCTTTTCGGCGTTTGAGACCAACCTTGACCGCTGAAGCAGCGCGGTGATGGCCATCGGCAATATACGTGCAAGGCACCTGCGCGAAGGCATCCTTAAGCGCCTTAATATCCGCTTCTTCTTTAATGATCCAGACGCGATGAATAACCCCGTCATCCGCGGTAAAATCATAAATCGGTGTTTGTTTTTTAGCCTTGGCAATGAGGGCATCAATGGCTTCTTGAGCGCGGTACGCCAAGAAAATTGGCCCTGTCTGCGCGCTGGTCGTATCAACATGATGGATACGATCGGCTTCTTTTTTGGCCACCGTGTTTTCATGTTTCTTGCAGACGCCATTTAAATAATCATCGATAGAGGATAAGGCCACAAGTCCGCTCTGCGCGCGCCCATCCATGGTCAGTTCATACACGTAGTAACAAGGCTGCTCGTCCTGAATAAAAATGCCTTCAGCGCGCTCCTCTTCGAGCATCTCATTAGCTTTGGCGTAAACATCTTTCCCATACATGTCATGATCATCAGGAAACTGCGTCTCGGGACGATCGATATTTAAAAACGAAAGCGGATGTCCTTTCACCGCTTCTTTCGCTTCGGCGCGTGAATAAACATCATAAGGTAAAGCAGCGACATCAGCGGCCGCTTTCTGATGCGGGCGAATAGCCCGAAATGGTAATACTTGTGCCATCAATAGTTCCTCCTTAAAAAGTTAATCCTATTATAGTGAGCTTATTCTTCTTATTCAAGAAATATTATCGCATATTTTGCATATATCGAATCATAGTAAGTTTATTTATTATTTTAGTAAATTATCCAAAAGAGTTAACTGCTCTATTTTCACCTCTTCGCCAAAGTTATTCAAGGTGCCTAATGGAATGTTTTTATTAGCACCATGATAATCACTGCCGCCGCTCACCAATAAATGATGGCGCTTTGCTTCTTGCAAAAGCAAAGTGATTTCTTCTTCATTATACCGTGAGTAGTAACATTCCATTCCCTGAATACCGGCTTCTAAAAGCAGGTCTAACTGACGCTCTAACTCCCATTTTTCAAAATGACGCATGTGTTCACCGCCAAGGGGATGGGCCCAGATGGCGATTCCGCCAGCTTTGCGAATAGCGGTAATCGCGGTGCGATAATCAAGGCGATCCTGATCGCCAGGACAGCCTTTGATATATTTCTCAATGCCTTCACTGATACTTTGACA harbors:
- a CDS encoding DUF1015 domain-containing protein, coding for MAQVLPFRAIRPHQKAAADVAALPYDVYSRAEAKEAVKGHPLSFLNIDRPETQFPDDHDMYGKDVYAKANEMLEEERAEGIFIQDEQPCYYVYELTMDGRAQSGLVALSSIDDYLNGVCKKHENTVAKKEADRIHHVDTTSAQTGPIFLAYRAQEAIDALIAKAKKQTPIYDFTADDGVIHRVWIIKEEADIKALKDAFAQVPCTYIADGHHRAASAVKVGLKRRKEHPDYTGNEEFNYFLSVLFPDNQLKILDYNRFVKDLNGLDQDTFMNKLSKIFTITPSDQSHPTHKGQVKMYLDHRWYALDVKDAIAKVRDNDPVDRLDVALLQDEVLTPILGIKDPRTDERIHFVGGIRGLGELVKDVDQLPGSVAFAMYPTQISELLAVADAKRLMPPKSTWFEPKLRSGLFIHAFER